From the genome of Alicyclobacillus sp. SO9:
CCTTTACCGCTTCCCATCCGAGTCTCGGCAGGTTTTTGTGTAACTGGTTTACTCGGAAAAATCTTAATCCAAACTTTCCCGCCACGTTTAATGTAACGAGTCATCGCAATACGCGCGGCCTCGATTTGGCGATTCGTGACCCAAGAGGCTTCTAGGGCCTGCAGACCAAATTCTCCAAAGGTCACCTCTGTGCCGCCTTTGGCATTACCCTTCATGCGTCCCCGATGCTCTTTACGGTGTTTAACGCGCTTTGGCATTAACATGGATTAGTTACCCCCTTCCTCGGCGCCCTTCCTGTTCCGTTGCGGGAGAATCTCTCCGCGGTATATCCAAACTTTCACACCAATACGTCCATAGGTGGTATGGGCTTCCGATAGTGCATAATCAATATCTGCACGCAAAGTGTGCAAAGGAACTGTTCCCTCTGAATAACCTTCTGTACGTGCAATTTCAGCGCCGCCAAGGCGACCCGATACTTGAACGCGAATTCCTTGCGCTCCTGCTCTCACACTGCGTTGAATGCCTTGCTTCATCGCGCGGCGGAAAGACACCCGGCGTTCCAACTGGCTGGCAATGTTGTCCGCTACCAATTGTGCAGACAAGTCGGGTTGCTTAATCTCCGAAATGGAGATGTGGACTCTCTTCCCTGTCAGAGCATTGAGTTGATTGCGCAATGCATCTACTTCCGAGCCGCCTTTACCAATCACCATTCCTGGCTTCGCTGTGTGAATCACAACATTGATTCGATTGGCAGCACGCTCGATGTCGATTGACGCTACAGCTGC
Proteins encoded in this window:
- the rpsC gene encoding 30S ribosomal protein S3; the protein is MGQKVNPVGMRIGVIRDWESKWFASKKDYQDLLHEDLKMRGFIAKKLKDAAVASIDIERAANRINVVIHTAKPGMVIGKGGSEVDALRNQLNALTGKRVHISISEIKQPDLSAQLVADNIASQLERRVSFRRAMKQGIQRSVRAGAQGIRVQVSGRLGGAEIARTEGYSEGTVPLHTLRADIDYALSEAHTTYGRIGVKVWIYRGEILPQRNRKGAEEGGN
- the rplP gene encoding 50S ribosomal protein L16, whose amino-acid sequence is MLMPKRVKHRKEHRGRMKGNAKGGTEVTFGEFGLQALEASWVTNRQIEAARIAMTRYIKRGGKVWIKIFPSKPVTQKPAETRMGSGKGSPEKWVAVVKPGRVLFELAGVSEEVAREAMRLAAHKLPIKTKFILREEVGGEADES